From Vicia villosa cultivar HV-30 ecotype Madison, WI unplaced genomic scaffold, Vvil1.0 ctg.000048F_1_1, whole genome shotgun sequence:
ACTAAAAAAGAATATGAAGAATTTGTTTCAACAAATTTAGAGACGAATTCGCGAGATCGTTGAAAAGTTCTTATCAACATGCACATCCACCCCTCTGCTCATTCTCGGGAGTAGCAGCAGCCTCTGGAATAGGTTGAAAATATCTGCAAAGGATAATGAAACATTGAATTCAGAAATCAGTTAAGCAACCATCTGTTCAACTCTTATCTTGATTGCAACACATGCAGACTCATCAGTTTTATTATTTTCAGAAGCCCTAAGACTCTCTTCTCTCCTATTGTCATTACATCCGCTAATAGAAACTGGAATAGTGGCTGCTATTGCCTTAATAAAGAAACTAGGATAGCCTCGCAGTATTCGTAGCAGATTTATCAAAATCGGTTATGCTTAGCATTACACCGTTGCTATCGCTGTTATTTGACAATACTGCTTATAAGTTTGTAAATGTTTATGGAGAAGCTAAACGAGAAAACTTAAAATACACATGGTTATTGCAAgatcatttcaattttcaatgaaTACTTGGAAAAGTTTAGCCAAATTGACTTTATCCCTATATTATCAAGTTGATTAGTTTTAATATGTCTAGTTATCAACATGCTGTCAACCTATTGTAATTTGCTTATAAATGCTATAAGTATGGTAAGATAACTACAAACTGAAGTACAGTTCTCTGGTTTATACACTACACTAAGGCCAGCTCTAACTATTATTGCTATTATACAAGAATAGCAAGGAAAGGAAAACATATCTTGGCATTTAATTTCATACTCATAAGAGCAGCAAGTTTGCGTCACACGTTTGAGAGAAGCATAATTTTTAGGATGAATATATGTATCATTCATTTTGATTGCGTTGGTTCTCTTATTCCAAAGTTACCCAATCTCAGAAAATGGATTTTGAGATGTGAGGGTTTGCTTTTTGTTAAAAGTTCCACACCGGACAATATATGACctgaacatgtgtttataagtgggggcaatcctcaccctaaaAGCTGATTTTGTACATTCTTAACACTTTTTCTAATTTGCAGGAGGATTGGCAGACTTAACTGTGTTGCTTACTAGCTAAGGATTCCTTAATATTATAGTAACTAGCTTGTAATTAAACTCAAAGGAAAATGTCTAGGAAGTAAACATAATTgggaaaaaatataaatttaaaacaattaaaatcatgtgtttgtgtgtgtgtgatatgtGACATTGTGTATCAGCATGCAAATCAAAAGCAAATCTTACATGTCCTGGTCACGCTCATTGGCTAAAGCAGTCTTGGCAATACATAGGAATGCGGCATCAACATTGTAGTCCTCTTTTGCTGATGTCTCAAAGTAAGGTATATTACCTTTTGAAGCACACCAGTCCTTAGCTTTCTTTTCAGAAACCTGTATAGAAAATAATTAGACCCTTGAGCAGGAGACGAAGAAATTTATAAGTGCAATAGCATTTTCTTACCACTCGACTATTCCCGCCATCAATATCAATTTTGTTTCCAAGCAATATAAATGGAAAAGTCCTTGGATCAGAAGGGTTGGCCTGTGTCAGAAAACATTAGTCATAACCAAAGCCTATCTGCAATGGTAAAAGAAAACGAAAAATCCAAAAGTAAAGGctgtgtaatattttgaaaaggaATATGAATGTTCATAGGGAAATCAAAGAATGTAGAGACTCGAGCTAGCCATCTAAACCAAAATAAAACGATAATCAATGACCCAGAAAATGATGCATCCTCGCTGGAAAAATTATAATAAGTTTGTCGGCTCAACGAACTTCAACATCCGGAAGGctcaaatcttttcaaacaaaaaattctACCCAGAGCAGTACAATTACATAGCAAATCATGATGTGTGTGGTATATTTGATTCAATAAGAATTTGAATGTTTCGTTCACCCAGAAAAAAATCATGCTCCAAGTTTTACAAACTACTTCACAGAAACTCAAAGAAGACGAGAAAAGGACATCCGGACTTGCTAAATAACAGCAAAAAGACAATatcaaattaataaaacaaaaaggCAAAAACTAGCATCAAACTCTGATTATTGGAATCCATGAATGTAATAACATGTATCTTAGTATAGTGAACCAAGTATCTGCAAGTAAAGAAGAAAGTCATCTAAGGTTCTGCTGTCTTAAAGCAGTGACAGCCTGTTCAGTGTCGCATTGGCACCAGGCAGTTAAGCCTTAAAAGCATGTAACATGTTGTGTGACATAGGTTAGTTTCGGACAGATGTGCAAGTAAAGAAGAAAGTCATCTAAGGTTCTGCTGTCTTAAAGCAGTGACAGCGTGTTCAGTGTCGCATTGGCACCAGGCAGTTAAGCCTTAAAAGCATGTAACATGTTGTGTGACATAGGTTAGTTTCAGACAGTTATTAACTGTCTCAGGGTTAGTTAGAGTAAGTAAAGGTTAAGGATAAGCTAATGTACAGATGCCTATAATCTGAACAATCAAGTCCAATTTTGAGAATCAATAAATACGTGAAAATTCTAATTCTatcatttttcttccttttttcttaTCATTAATAAGGTATCATAGAGGTCTAGTTTGGAGAACAAAGAAAGGAAAACTGACTAAGACAACCAGTGAAGGATGGAAAATAGTTGCAATGCTAAAATGTGATGTGTACCAACAGGGCCCTCTTCCAAAGGAAATGGGCCAAAACCACCAATAATGAGAAGATTTAATGCTCAGAGAAATGTGGAATGAGACTGATAACTAGTTCAATAAAATTGTGTGTGGAGGAAGTAAAAGCTGTCCGTGAAGTGACACTATAGTACTAATGGGCCAGGTCCAGTTTAGCACAGATATTTGGAATGCTGGAAAGGGAGATTGTTCTGTATTATGCTGCAGGAGGGGAGTTTTTGGTCCAGCCCAAAAGAAAAAGGCATTCTTTGGTGAAACAATAGTAGGCCAAGTCCATCTCAAACAGTGGGACCATGCTAGCATATTGGATTTATTCATCCTTCACCTTGAGGACAATGTGAAACTTGTTAGGGGGAGTGTTGATAGGCTCGTTATTAATGCGAGGGGAGGAAATAACATAATCCCTTATTTAGAGAAGGGCAACAATTTGGGGAGGTAGGCAAGACGGTTTCTTGGGTTGTCTAGAGAGTAAGGAGCTGACCGTTCTCTCTGGTTCACCTCTGTTTTCCATTTTCGTTTGTTCAGTTATTCATCCATTTCAGTTtcctttgttgttttctttactatTTCATTCCTAAACATTGTAAGAGGACACATCCTctgtttattttaataaaaaaaaatcaattttcagtGTCCTTCCCTTATTTCTTAGTTAGTTCCTATCCAACACCAAACAAATATGAGCATGCAAAAACTATCTCCTATCATAGAACatgtttgaaaatcaaaagaagacAAACAAGCTATGTATGAATTACATTATGCCATATGCTCTTGTAAAGGAAGACTAATTAAGGTAGGAAAGGTATAAGCAGTCTCCTAGGATGGTAATACTTATACTGGTCCCagacataaaaaaattaataataataaataagctATATTTTCACTATTGTTTAACCTCACAAGaatatatgaaataataaaaGTAATAACAAAGCTATATGAAATAATTGAAATCAATCACTGGCACTGCTGCAATTAAAAATTTGAAGTTTAAAAGCCATATTCAGATCTAATTAGGAACCCTACACATGAAGGAAAGAGGTTCTCCATTACCATCATAATTTCAAAGCAGCTATATTCAGAACTTGTCCCACAAACCATGAAGGAATCTTTTTATTAAGAGTTATAGCCTATAATTTATTTCAACTTAACATTTGAAAGAGTGTAAGATGACCAAGGCTATCATGCAAATCACCCAAAGTAACAAAATCAGAAAAGTAGAGAAGATATAGCAAAACCTGTTTGAGAAACTCTTCGTGCCAGTTCTCAAGTGTATCAAATGACTTCATGACATTAACATCATAGACTAGAACACAGCAATCTGCCCCTCTATAAAATGCAACACCAAGACTTTGAAATCTCTCTTGCCCTGCAGTGTCCCATATCTACAGCCCAGACACAAAAAGCATTTAAATATACACATCCTAGATAATGCTAAACCTAAATACAAAAtagaaagaataataaaataccAATGAACTAGAAAACCCACTTGTAGAGTAACAAGTCTGTCATCAATCTGCAGTTCTTTGGTGACAAAATCAGCACCAATTGTAGCTTTATATTGCTGACTAAACTTCTTGTGCACATATCTAAACAAGTAGTAAAGGCCCACAAATGCAAATTTCACAAAAGGATAAAGTCTTCCAATAACCTTAAATTGATCTAAGCCAAACAATCATATATTTTACAGAAGCATTATATTTAAAGAAACTCAGCAGCATTATATAGGTATCAGCCTAATTCTGTGTTAAATCACATTCAATGCTAATAACAACACATTTTAGGGTAGTGTTAAAAAAGCCATAATTTACCAATGATTAAGGATGGTAGTTGGAATAACAGAAAAGAGTAAGGAACATTCGTACCTACCTGCAATAGTCACTAAGCATGTCAATTCATTGATTATATCAAAAGTATTTTCAATATATTACCTCTAATATTAATGGCTCATGATAGATTCAGCTGCTCTGAAGTGAGACACAGTTTTATATAAAAGCCTTATCCCACTATGCGGGGTCGGCTATATAGATCAACTTCCATCATAATGTTTTATCCACGACCATACTTTTATCCAAATCATTAATCTCGAAATCTTTCTTAATAATTTCTCCTATagtttttctaggtcttcctTCACCTCCAGCTGTTTGACTCCTGATTTACTCTCCTTACCACAGAATCTACGAGTATTCTCTCTACATGCCCAAACCAAACCACCTAACCCTATTTTTCACAATATTTTCCACAATCGCAATTGAGACTGCATTAAACCTCAATTCTCCACAATATCAAAAATCGTAAAAAACTACACAACCATTACTATGATTTAAAACCCGAAAGAGAGTTGCATCCTAacatgataaattaaaatattggaGTATTGTGGTAATTAATTGATTGCGAAATTAATCGTGGTTAACAAATCATATAAAGTACTTAACTTCAACCCCCActctcttataaaaaaaatcccaaatttaaattaaaagaaagaaatcaGTTGAGAatcaaataaagcaataaagtaacGGCACAGGATACTGATTCATCAATGAAGTTTTTCCAACCCTAACAAAAAGAAAGAAGTTAGAAAATCAAAAAGGGAAAGAGAATAGAAACCCTAAAAAGGGTTGCGGTTAGGGTAGACTTACCCACTGTCTCCAAGAACAATGACTTTGAGCAAAGTCCGTCTGCGTAATGCCATTGATTGATTGTGGATTATTAGGGATAAGTGAGGATTAAGGGATTTGAATATGTATTTATAGTtgtggaattgaattgaattgaatttggATCGAGGTTTGAGTTTAGAGAGAGATGGGAGAGAGAAAAGGGAAAAGGGGCGCCAATTTAGATCGATTCGTTTTTTTGTCCCCTGCAAATGCTGTGCACTGTTTCTGTTTCGCTGTTACAC
This genomic window contains:
- the LOC131623054 gene encoding ras-related protein Rab7 isoform X1, with the protein product MALRRRTLLKVIVLGDSGVGKTSLMNQYVHKKFSQQYKATIGADFVTKELQIDDRLVTLQIWDTAGQERFQSLGVAFYRGADCCVLVYDVNVMKSFDTLENWHEEFLKQANPSDPRTFPFILLGNKIDIDGGNSRVVSEKKAKDWCASKGNIPYFETSAKEDYNVDAAFLCIAKTALANERDQDIYFQPIPEAAATPENEQRGGCAC
- the LOC131623054 gene encoding ras-related protein Rab7 isoform X2; the encoded protein is MALRRRTLLKVIVLGDSGVGKTSLMNQYVHKKFSQQYKATIGADFVTKELQIDDRLVTLQIWDTAGQERFQSLGVAFYRGADCCVLVYDVNVMKSFDTLENWHEEFLKQANPSDPRTFPFILLGNKIDIDGGNSRVVSEKKAKDWCASKGNIPYFETSAKEDYNVDAAFLCIAKTALANEHIFNLFQRLLLLPRMSRGVDVHVDKNFSTISRIRL